Genomic segment of Panicum virgatum strain AP13 chromosome 9N, P.virgatum_v5, whole genome shotgun sequence:
CCCAATAGAAGTTGAGCGGCTTATATACCACTAGTTTAGAGTTTTTTTGGGTTCATTAGAACCTCAGGTGTTTAAAAATAAATAGTAAGGTCATTAACCAGATCATCGTGCATAATCATCTAATCATCGAGAGTAAATAATGTATTTCTTGTATGTCTACAAATGCATGTGCATGTATTTCTGTGTACATGTGTATGTGTGGCAGTATAGTGTGACTTTGTAACGTTTCTTAAACAACTCAAAAATGGCTAGTAAAATGCATCTACACATCCCTATTAACAGGGTCTACAAAAGCCTAGTTGACTTCATGATCAAAATAATAATGActccacatgaaatgacaaataATTTGAATCAtagtttttgaaaatttaaaataactttcaaatcattgctcaaatgaattttggcCTGAAAGGAAAATTGTAGGATTTTGAGTTTTGGacgactttcgtgttcaaactttttcgagtttccatggaaaattttgagaaaatcacGAGTCAAACACGTtgacctctcttctctctcttccttctctATTTTTGCACGacagagcagagcagcagcGCTAGCGGCGCTAGGACTGCCGCCGCTCGCTGTGCCGTCGCTGCGGCCACTGCCGGCCATGAGTGCCTCCTCCACGCTGCGCCCCTGCTCAGCTTCGATggcgcgccgcgacgccgccgtagCGACAAACGAGCCCGGCCACGCACctgcccgcgccgctgcccacGGCCGACCTTCAATGCCGCACGCCACCGACACCCcaaccctcctccctctcctcccttggCTCGTTTTAAAGGGCCCAGAACCCCTGCGCGTGCGCCAGAGCTCGCCGCAGTCTGCCATGGCTGCCCCCTAGTAGGTCGCCGTGGAGCTCCCCTCTGCCCTCTCCTCCCCATTTACTTTGCCACCCCGCGTTCCCGCTCCTCCCCTCTCTATTCCGCCCCAATCCAAGCCCCCACTCCCCTCCCTGCATTCTGGAATGCCGCCGCGACCACCGTCGCCGCCATTAGTGCCGCCGCCTCAAGCTCCACGCAGAGCCCCCTCCGCCGCCCTTCCTCGCCCCAAATGGACCCCGCAGCAAGATTCACCTCGCCGTAGTGAAGCTCCCAGACCAGCTCGCCTCCGCCCCGGACCGccagagcggcgccgccgccgtccgccaccaGCCGCCGACCCTGCTCCACGCCAGCGAGCCGCCTCCGGCCACTCCAAGACCAACTCGAGCCGCCCAGGGGTAGAGCTCGCctccctcttgcctttcccccaCCTATCCcccatcgccggcgagctccctcgccgggaaacggaccgccgccgcctcctctgttcctggctccggccaggggcatATTTGCAAGCCCCCAAATCATTCCAGGGGCATAGATGCAAGatttcgttttctttttcttttgttttcaaaaacagcaaacttgtaaaatcgatataaattcgtagaacaATCGGAAAAATCCAAAATTAATTTATCTGAGTTCCTTgttactagatctacaactttcattacatgaaCTTTTTTATTTGCTCAATGGTTTTTGTTCttgattaaataaaattttattatttCTTTATTTAGATCTCAAGTTTTACCCATGATCTGTAGGTGATTTTTGGAAAGATTGTTTCAGACTGCAAGTGTAGGACTCTATAAAAATTTGAGGTCCATTTAACACTCCTAGAtataggttttatttaggacttgatgtatgcctaggataaatagttttatttatccaagttgttatGATATGATTAATTGGTTCAAACTTTTATATTACCTTTAGTTTCGTTCCCAGATTCTAcataaaaagtttgagaatttttagttaaacCCAACTGGAGCAAATGATTTTTGGTAAGGATAAAtacattaaatcatgaaaaatagtttctATACCTAGAAAAATCTTATATTTTTACCAGATCTGTTATTTGTGTACTGCATATTGATGAAAAAATATTAACCTCTAAAACTTAATAGAACTACATGtagaaattatttttctttactGCAGTTGTACattgttctatttttttcatGACCTGTGTGATGCTTAATTAAATGTGAAAATTTTATAGCATGCTCATATTTAGGTAAAAAGCATTTAGTAAAAGTTTCATTACCAGTACTTGCATATTTTTCCCTGTACAAATTCATCTTGTTTTCAGCATAGGCTAGGTAAAAGATTTTTCATGGTGTTTCTACTGCAGGAAAtggactgaaatttttatggtagattTCTTATCATGAATTGCctgttgtgtaaaaatttcatgaccagGGAGTCTAGGAAACTAGTGTAAATAAAGTATTTTTGAGTTGCTCGGTTGAGTAGTGTTTTGGGAAAACCACCCCGGTTCGCTGTGAACTAAATCATGTTAGATAATAcccgataaatgattgccctaTGAGATGATTTTGAAAATGGTTGTTTCCAAAGTTGGgttttgttggattacaactctatagtgaagaaaTGAATAAATCGTtaccactaaagtaactcacgcatatgcattcatgtagattcgactactctcacTGACGGTACGTACAAGCTAGTGCCGGAGtctgagagtgagcagcgtgaagctcaagttaatctaactgaagttgctgaagacctgaaccaaagttcagaagagcccaaggctagctccgctcaggaaggcaagccccggagcatgtcctatctattttaaatttatgcaactgcttatattcctatctacttgtgcatttaagtttgtaggaattgcttggaactctagttgcataatcttaagtatctatgtttgaatactagcacgtataggtcgctagttggctatgctaatggttcggtagaagtcgagtgatttcctgtcactcgcgagaattataggagctggatgtttactacacactacaatataaggtttacgggtggggttgttgtacttgtgataccccgtctgtttagtgaaaatggataaggccgcggtgtgtggtagtggtggttaagcgtttgaacgtactaaccacatgccgagaaatatggtaatcggtaagcttaagtacctgatcggaccggagagtggacttttccctcaccctctttgaacgttgtttctcatgcggccacatgcgggtgcaagcatGGTCACGACCCGGCGTCGACCGTGGCGTGGGGCTCTTATAGTCAaagggggtgaccctgatccacgagccggaaagaaaggggaaatgttgcgtggggactcggttcccatgcgtgtgtttagatctgcctggccaggttaacaaattcgattcgaatcgtccgcctctcacggatattgggattgcttaacccttttgccatatagattaagaagtggaacaatgaggatgatgaatatggttgaatgatgaaaaataattgttttccaccatgtatgctattggatagatgttcacttagaatggtcaattgaactagaattttgaagctaaaattggaaattaaggatttactcttagttgcttttcggcgaaacaaacccctccagccaaaagccttgcatgtctaggtagtgggctaagcatacccatagtcgggtaagccttgctaagtattagtatactcagccttgcttgtggctcaactttgtttttaagtgatacgtttgaagatcagctagctagcttgacttggccgtgtactttacctcctgattggtcggtggagtgggatacgactccggccaacgatgacaatgccgagtgatgtcatatacgggcttcatcatgacatcttgtatcgttgtttagaactcgctttatttccgctgcagttgaactctgaactactttcaatttgaatttcaattacatttctgagatttcgaacttggtttgtaataattaagttaagactctgtaatgtaatatatttgtgaaatgttgtactctctgtactcaccttcgtgtgagttgcatgtaagctttgggttcgatcggtgctcaggtggattcttcgggactttacccgacagcactgccggattactccgtttgaagtgcgtgttagccgggattacctttagggtgatggttagcgcacttgagccggattaatttgggcggttctgccacactctccccttcctctctctttccttcttctcctctctctctctccaccgcCGGCCCCCGAGCCTACGCCGATGTGCTCCACACCTccggccgcccgcgcctccCCTGTCGCTCTCCACCCAGTTGCGCCTCTCCCCGGGTCTGCacctcctccggcctccccgACGCGGATCGGGCTcccctgctcccgccgccccCATCCCCTGCTCGCGGACAGGCGGAGAAGggcgctccggcggcggtggtggcaccTCCGCGACCGTCCTCCCTTTCCGCCCTCCCATCCGCCGCCTCGAGCTTCCCCCCTTCCAAGCTCCCGCATCCACTGCACCAGCCCATCGATCTCCCGTCGCACGCTGCCACCGTGTCCCACCGCCCCCGCCACCCTCGCGGTGATCTCCGCGACGCAGGCCctcacgccggcgccggcctccctgACGACCTCGGCCAGGGCGCGCGCAAGGTCGTCCGCGTCGGGGACCGCGCCTCCTCCACGGCGAGCTGCGCGTTGAAGAACTGGTCGGCGGCCATGGGCCACGCCAGCTTGGGCACCCCGGCCGCGCAGGCCTCCAGCAccgagttccacccgcagtggGTCACGAAGCACCCCACCGCGCGgtgccgcagcgccgccacctgcgGCTCCCACCCGTGAAGCACCAGCCCCGTCCCCGCTGCGCCCGCCCGGGCCTCGAGAGGCTGCGCGTCTAGGCTGTGGCAGGTGTTGCAGACGAACCCCACGCTGTCCAGGTTCCAGAGGAAGTTGTCCTTGATCGCCTCGGTGTGCTCgtcaccgccgccctccgcgtaGCTCCGGTACATCCGCGAGAGCTGCCGCCACGGGAAGGCCGGCGCGCCAGGGAGGCCCGGGAGCGAGACGGCGTACCCGTGCCCCGCGTCCCCTTCGGGGGGCCTCGGCATGCGGCGGAACAGCGAGTGCgtagcggcggtggcgagcacgCCGGACGGCACGAACACAAGCCGCGGCACGCCCGCATCCGCCGCGAGCGCCTGCGTCCACCCGCAGAAGAAGTCCAAGACCACCGCCACGACGGGGCCAGCGGCCTTCCTGTCGCCGGAGCGGCCGCGGGAGGACCGCAGGAGCCACTCGCCGAGCGGGGCGTGCAGCGCgactgtcacagaacagtccaaataatactgatcaagtgcactaattaaccatttaacttaatcctccgctactgcacttcaccagtacactcagactgcctgctttaaccaggatcgattgcacaggaactctcgccaaaagacgagcacaggtgattacaagcaacaaaagttttcaaacaaacttacaaccagagttagacaaaagtctccaaattaatttacaataaagtttacaagccagagttacatttcaaatacagagttcaaacgcagcggaaaaatacaaacaggtttgaaacaagcttcaaaatacaatacgataactaaCGTCGATGACCAaaagacgaacttcacatcttgccactgatgtgaggctcacttgccttcacttcacggagaagacggaacccactcgaccgtccagcctggaggaagaggctgaccactccaggacgcacTAATTTCCTCGAAGTTCTCCGgaatacaacctgctcagaagggttacaaccaaaccctgagtatactaatactcagcaaggcttacccgactttgggtatacttagcccattatctagacatgcaaagctttttggctctggagttcttttgctgaaatgctgctaggagtgaatccttactttcaatattttagttccatttagtacagcgagtattaactaaattcgcctaaacatctagagcacacatggtggagcaGATTATCTTTCAGAACTCACAAACCACCCTTTTTCCATTCCGTCTTCAattcactttcttactacgatgtgacgcagtgaccaaggttctcttaaccgagagagacggtgaatcgatccgatttaaccttgcaaggtggacctaactcacacgacacatgtaagctccgtcgggccatgcgcgtcaactgtttccacattaccacggcatctgaactacgcctgctaaaacccaggtgatgggcccctcgcagtgaactcccggagaacccagaggcggcatcctatccaacacccgccaactcccacgcccagcgtagcatgacggaattcaaatcaccgctgtaacgtggtacacagcttaccggtttcgactacctcctacttccggtatgtggttagtactgttcaaactcggtcatcagggccaacaacggtacggtcctcaatcgacacaggcgggagttcattttctcttctattccaactcattcccgcccggtctccaattctttttactcatcaacgcaattccaagccaaagctaagggatcaagatcctaaactcgcgagtggcagcaatcactcgacttctaccgaaatcatatttagcaaagcatttctatcgacacctgcatactagtataggcccacggtacctagggaaaacatgcatactatggttccattcaactcctagaatataaatgcacaatacttaattaaaccttgaataatttaaattatggttatgctctggggcttgccttgcaggtcagcagggTTAGCGATTTCTGCGGGAGCGTGTTCGACTACGTCCTCCTGCTGTGCTCCTGcttgtggctcctggaccggctcaacaACCAGCTCGTGTACAGCtgcgttcgcggcgtctacacgaataaaatatgccatgcaacaattAAAACACAGTGCGATGCATGAGCACTAACGATGCGATGCATGAGCACTAACGATGCGATGCAAAGATCaactcattttagcctgaagtgtttccttccaaaAGCAACTACTAATTTTGCTTAGAGCAGCTTGGATTAAAACCGAGACTTGCCTTGCTAAAGTTACACATACATGAAATAAATTAACTACCACATTAAAAATCAGGAAAAGAGCATAGCTAAGGCAAAATATGAGCAAAACCCTAACCTACAAACATGACCTAGCAACAAAATTTAACCAGATCAACGTGAAAGCAGTAAGCATGccacccaaaatttttctaacaaTTAAAGATGATAGAAAGCATTTATTTTTGCCCTAGCAAGCTAAACCCAACACAAAAAGATCTACACAAAAGTACACAGCAACAGGCcatgaaaattttatagtgGACTACACATGAAATGAGTAAGCCACTGCGAATTTTCCACAATTTTTAGAGCCCTTGAACAActagtaataaataaactaggtttAACGCAAACCGAATTTTCAGTAGAGCAAAGTGACAAAACATAGGCgtaagtatttttcctcagaagcttgtgattttagaaacctaacaaaattgggtttgcatttttaggatttttctgcgATTTATTACACAATTATGAACTTTCAGctgaaaataaagaaataaaatttgaaaacacaaaaggtAAAAGGGGGGATGACCGtcggggcccacccgtcagtgggcgccggcccagctcacCCCCTTCCCCTGCTTCGCTGCCGACCCAGCCGCGCACGCCAGCGGCGTGCCTGGCCGCGCGTGCGGCGGCTggggaccggccggccggcctgctggCGCCAAGCGGTCGCGCTCGCGCACAGGGGCCCGCGTGCAGGGCCCTaggcggagcgggcggcggcggcacgcaagGCAGAGCAGCGGCGAGAGTGGgcagcgcgacggcggcggctgttCCGGCCGCTgtggggcacggcggcggtgggagcGGGCGGCGCAAGCTCCAGGGAGGCCAAGCGGCGGtggggcgcgcggcagcggctaGCGGGGCGCGCGCAGAGTGGCCCGCGGCatgcgcgcggtggcggcggcgctgccatggtggcgcggcggcgttgcggcgaCGGGGCGGCGGATTCGCCCGGGAAGACGGTCGGAGAGGATGAGTAGGGGACGGAGAAGCTCGTGGCTACCTTCAATCGGCTCGAGAAGAGGCGGAGGTAGTTCGCCGGCGAGAGGGCGAACTCCGGGAAGAACGGCGATGGCGGCCGGCTCTCTGGAGGTCGATTCGGCCGGGGTTTGGCCCAAACGGGCACGGGGTGGAGTGGAGACGGTGGATGGCAAGGCTGCGCAGCCCTAGGCGTGACGAATCGAGGTGGGGTGGCGAGCAGTGGtcggcgcggcggacggcggcgactcTGCTCAGCTCGGGTCGTGCGAGCTCGATGAAAAGGGAAGGACTGCGCTGGACGGGAAGCTTCGAGGTCGTCCGCGAGGTGAAGAGCGGCGCTCAGACGCGATGGCCGACGCATGGAAGCTCGCCACcggccacagtcgccggtatggcgtcggggCGTCACAGTGACAAGCACAGTGGAGACACTGTTCACTCATTTAATGATTTTAGCCCGAGTTTGACCAGTCGagactccaaatttcatatgggaatatgaaatttggccaaaatagaagttgtagaggattaaaagatctacaacttccGTTTTGGGctaaagttgatttggagctcagatcaaggacaaaaatgaGATCGAAAACGGCTAAGACAAAGATTAAATCGCGGACTCGGTTAACGCTAATGATTGTGATTAACCTTAATTAGCTATCAAACATGATATTAACGCCAAAACTAACACCGAGGTGTTACAGCGACGGCATGCGCGTGGAAGTTGGCGTGCGCgtggaagagagagaaaaggagagATGTGGCTGACAAGTGGACCCCACCACCACGTGGCGTCCACGTCAGCGAAACCGGGTAACAAAACCGCCCGATGGTCGAAAATGAACGGTTTcaagagttggatggtcaaagatatccagttttggagttcgatggccaaaatCGAACCGAGTcaagagttggatggccaaaaatggactttttcctaaaaatatttcttggattagattctcttccgctgctatcatttcttatattaattctagATTGGAAGTTGTTTTGTAAATGtattaataatatttattattattatttgtgAAATTGTATCGTGCTGGTACCGTttgcgctcgccgtcgtgcgagacttctggtgtgtttcggtcGGTCCGTGGGTTGAAAACATACTATCAAATTACGtctaattaagctaatgcgcctgatgtgttcaaataatgACAGTTATGCTTAATTAAAgcgtttaacttggcggttctgtcacacgtACGTCGCGGGAGGCGGCTGTCGCGGCTGTATCGATGTAGGCGTATTTGCTATATGAAAACCTACTTTGTAACGCGGGAGTGGTGTTGCGTGGGCCCTGCGTGGCAGTGTCCAGCCCGGGATTAATAGCCCGCGGCGTGTAACGAGAGAGTTTGTCAAACCCCTAAATTCTGAATCGAGAAATCAAATCCGGCGACAGGGTTAtctgtccgccgccgccaccgtctctgAGTCTCTTGCCGCATTGCTCACGCcacggcgatcgccggcggcaaCGGGGGtgttacaagtggtatcagattcaCTCTTTCCTCAGCTCTTCGCTGCTATGTTTATCGCCTGCGTCTCCATCCCTGACCGGCTTGGTTTCCTCACGAGCTTGGTCCGCTCCGCCGGGGGATCCTTCCGACCTCGGCGTCCACCGCCACTCGACGGTTAGCGCTTCGGGCGCCGTCGACCATTCCGTTCGTGCCGCTTAGGTTTAGATCGGGATTTGGTTCTGCAGGCTCTTGGCGCGGATTCTGTCTACAGGCGCTGCGACAAACAATTTGCCGTGGCTCGTGGGTTCCGGAAGCTATTACTCTATTCCTTCGGCTCGAATCGACGCTGTTCGGCCTCCTGCTCTGAGGTTCCATCAAATCGAGCAGTGTCTCCGTGTTTGAGGTGTAGTCGCCACGGCACCCCCTAAGCCTTCAGTTCAGACTCAGCTGTTGCTGAATCGGATGGAGGAACGTTTCCATCAGGAAGACATGCGCTGGGACGCGCGGTATCATCAGGAGGATGAGCGTTGGGAGCAGGTGAACGAGAATTTCGACCTTCTGTTTGCTCGGGTGGATTTTCTGGGTACCAATCAAAACAAGTTGGAAGCACAGATGGATTTGGGGAACAAGGTCATGGAGCAGATGCTCCGGGACCAATAGCTTCTGGCCAAGCAGCTTGAGCTTACTGGTGAGGCCATGGCTCGTATCactctgaatcatcatcattcTCCAGGTGCTGAGGCGGAACCTCCAATCCCGACCAACACGCATCAATCGGGTCCTTCGTTTCGTCAACAAAGGCCTCCTCCAGGTGGTAATTCTCTTCGTACTCGTCTCTCCGGTCCTCGTCCTCAGCGACCTCCTGCGTCCCCCGATGGATATCGCCATGTCAGCCCTAAGATGTCATGTCCTACGTTTGATGGTACTAACCCTCGTATTTGGAAGTCTAAGTGTGTGGATTATTTCACGTTGTGTAACATTGATGAAGCGTTTTGGACCATTGCAGCTTCTCTGAGTATGGATGGTAATGCAGCTAAGTGGCTACAGGTCTATAAGAAGAAATATGGTTTAGGGGATTGGGATTCGTTTATGACAGCAGTTGAGCAGAAGTTTGGTGTTCATGATTATCGTGATGCCATGGAGGAATTGTTGGAACTCAGGCAAACCTCTACTATGGAAGAATATGCCCTTGCCTTTGAGAACCTTCAGTTTGAAGTCTCTATGCACAATGATGGTTTTGATGATACATTCTTTATTTCCCAGTTTGTCAGAGGTTTACGCACGGATATTGGTACTGGAGTTCAAGCACATGTTCCCCGAACCGTGGATCAGGCAGTTTTGCTAGCAAAACGGCAACAGTTTGTGTTGGACAAAGGTAAACAGCAAGGCTCCAGGTCCTCCACTCAGCCTCGTTTTCAGTCTACCACACAAAAATCTGAGGGGAAATCCACTGGTCACCAATCTTCTCTGTGGAAAGAAGGAACGACAAACTCTCAACTACATGAAGGCCAATAATCTGTGTTATTATTGTGGGGACAAATTCGATCCTGCTCATATT
This window contains:
- the LOC120687490 gene encoding UDP-glycosyltransferase 89B2-like, giving the protein MAISIGGRRRSLRTRTGETIALHAPLGEWLLRSSRGRSGDRKAAGPVVAVVLDFFCGWTQALAADAGVPRLVFVPSGVLATAATHSLFRRMPRPPEGDAGHGYAVSLPGLPGAPAFPWRQLSRMYRSYAEGGGDEHTEAIKDNFLWNLDSVGFVCNTCHSLDAQPLEARAGAAGTGLVLHGWEPQVAALRHRAVGCFVTHCGWNSVLEACAAGVPKLAWPMAADQFFNAQLAVEEARSPTRTTLRAPWPRSSGRPAPA